A region from the Vibrio artabrorum genome encodes:
- a CDS encoding carbohydrate porin: protein MKRHTLAVAVTMGLMTTSVLASEDVAALEQRINELEQRVVQTEQASTEANENASLFEFHGYARSGLLINDDLNGATGTGPYMTAAGAIGAPIGRLGVEDDHYVEANLIHKRFADDGSSALFRIMLADSTETNNEWTASESQLNVRQVYSELNRLSMFSESEAFSEATFWAGKRFDRDNFDIHFFDSDIVFLSGTGAGVYDVQMSDDWKASFSIYGRDFGEIDSSSTDVENYIATMNNRIGQWQVMLSGMASADNDTRLHGAAKSGVHAMLAYHGDSFFGVSEGFSKTGMLVGSGLGAELKGIGSNGDLLDDAKAVRLFSYGVTRIGDNWRLAPALMAEHSQDRLKKNDEFTWASLNVRLAQEFTENFEMVYEGSLQYMDLDNATEQASGGFYKATIAPTLKLSTSTGFFDRPELRFAVSYVDWSEDLNGYSISTDADAATMGEGGEVLFALQMETWF, encoded by the coding sequence ATGAAACGACACACTTTAGCGGTTGCTGTAACAATGGGGCTAATGACAACATCGGTATTAGCAAGTGAAGATGTTGCGGCATTAGAGCAACGTATTAATGAATTAGAACAAAGGGTTGTACAAACGGAACAGGCCTCCACCGAGGCTAATGAAAATGCTTCTTTGTTTGAGTTTCACGGCTATGCTCGTTCTGGGTTATTGATCAACGATGACCTAAACGGTGCGACAGGCACTGGACCTTACATGACGGCAGCAGGTGCCATTGGTGCGCCAATTGGACGCCTTGGTGTTGAAGATGATCATTACGTTGAAGCGAACTTGATTCATAAACGATTTGCAGACGATGGTTCTAGTGCTTTGTTTCGCATCATGTTAGCCGACAGTACCGAGACAAATAACGAGTGGACTGCCAGCGAAAGCCAGTTGAATGTACGACAAGTGTATTCAGAGCTGAATCGCCTGAGTATGTTCTCTGAATCTGAAGCGTTTTCTGAAGCAACGTTCTGGGCAGGTAAACGATTCGATCGCGATAATTTTGATATTCACTTTTTCGACTCGGATATTGTCTTCCTGTCAGGCACTGGCGCAGGTGTTTACGACGTTCAAATGAGCGACGACTGGAAAGCGAGTTTCTCTATTTACGGTCGAGATTTTGGTGAGATTGATAGCTCATCAACCGATGTTGAAAACTACATTGCAACCATGAATAACCGTATTGGCCAATGGCAGGTGATGCTGAGTGGCATGGCGTCAGCAGACAACGACACCCGACTACATGGCGCAGCGAAAAGCGGTGTACACGCTATGCTAGCGTACCATGGAGACAGCTTCTTTGGTGTGAGCGAAGGCTTCTCTAAAACAGGTATGTTGGTGGGTAGCGGTTTAGGTGCGGAGCTAAAAGGCATCGGTTCAAATGGTGATCTACTGGATGATGCAAAAGCTGTTCGTCTATTCAGCTACGGTGTGACTCGCATTGGCGACAACTGGCGTTTAGCGCCGGCACTAATGGCAGAGCATAGCCAAGACCGTCTGAAGAAGAATGATGAGTTCACATGGGCTTCTTTAAACGTTCGATTGGCTCAAGAGTTCACAGAGAACTTTGAGATGGTTTACGAAGGTTCACTGCAGTACATGGATTTGGACAACGCGACCGAGCAAGCGAGCGGCGGTTTCTACAAAGCGACAATTGCACCAACACTAAAGCTTTCGACCAGCACCGGCTTTTTTGACCGACCAGAACTGCGTTTCGCTGTGAGCTATGTGGATTGGAGTGAAGATCTGAATGGTTACTCGATCAGCACTGACGCGGATGCAGCAACGATGGGAGAGGGCGGTGAGGTTCTATTTGCACTGCAGATGGAAACTTGGTTCTAA